A genomic segment from Drosophila miranda strain MSH22 chromosome 3, D.miranda_PacBio2.1, whole genome shotgun sequence encodes:
- the LOC108159439 gene encoding mediator of RNA polymerase II transcription subunit 8 produces MQREEKHFEMTLDAVLQRLNDLKLAVLAMIQKLEMEYETINWPTFLDNFAIISSHLTGLTKILAKEQCPPLRNRTVLPLLVSMDRDETLINITEGRVPVFSHDIVPDYLRTRPDPLTEQKMQANEQKAANLTNDAAMKQVTQYNKVVSHVLDMVSKAREEWEIESSSRTGIQQTSSMADTQLLVAAVGMGKGLKMTNYGPGPGMMVPPSIRASSPMGGPAMSPGNVQQQLGKAPSAVKTNIKAANQVHPFSR; encoded by the coding sequence ATGCAGCGCGAGGAAAAGCATTTTGAGATGACGCTGGACGCCGTCCTGCAGCGCCTGAACGACTTGAAGCTGGCGGTGCTGGCCATGATCCAGAAACTGGAGATGGAATACGAGACAATCAACTGGCCAACATTTCTGGACAATTTTGCTATCATTTCCAGTCATTTGACGGGGCTAACGAAGATCCTGGCCAAAGAGCAGTGTCCACCGCTAAGGAACCGAACTGTCCTGCCGCTACTGGTGTCGATGGATCGCGACGAGACGTTAATAAATATCACCGAGGGACGCGTGCCGGTCTTCTCCCACGACATTGTGCCGGACTATCTGCGAACGCGGCCCGATCCGCTTACCGAGCAGAAGATGCAGGCGAACGAGCAGAAGGCCGCCAATCTTACCAACGATGCGGCCATGAAACAGGTCACCCAGTACAACAAGGTTGTCTCCCACGTCCTGGATATGGTCAGCAAGGCGCGTGAGGAGTGGGAGATCGAGTCCTCCTCGCGCACCGGCATCCAGCAAACCAGCAGTATGGCCGACACTCAGCTCCTCGTTGCCGCGGTGGGCATGGGCAAGGGTCTGAAGATGACCAATTACGGCCCGGGGCCTGGTATGATGGTGCCGCCCTCGATTCGCGCCTCCTCGCCCATGGGCGGGCCCGCCATGAGTCCCGGCAacgtgcagcagcagctgggcAAGGCTCCCTCGGCCGTCAAGACCAACATCAAGGCGGCCAACCAAGTGCACCCCTTCTCCCGATAG
- the LOC108159437 gene encoding basic salivary proline-rich protein 1 isoform X1 has protein sequence MASRRRADLNPKLHMDRQPTAARITDPSLPAGKRREIDNVMKKARANTTNDYWDKKLIEAEEKDPNRWRHTGYKKMYIQGESSSGDSDREPHGVPRPGEGAPPPYGRYPPGGAPPGPPPRFGRSRSPHSRSRSGLRKSPPLSPPPRRRSPLPPMHGMDRRGGPRSPPMPRSPNHDTMMRRPGNGHGRPRSPPEPSSGSSSLRRKPNASRSPLGRRRSPPLPPPSSAGLDKRSSGHILPRSKRPPSPPPRHSMRSRSNSSMSSSSDDSCSLCSPSHRHRSRSRGPRSPPPKPRGHYRAGGPPLPPPDTHGRVHGRPSSPPPVRGSGSVSAIDKYRDAKMRHLAHERGATSEAHMKVARSSRHSPPPEDPRLKHRPPEPPEPAATAAAASAPQAKKKKKEKEQVRPRIKIEGEKRKKPAAPSGSGGNANSSSGSDDSCDSDSDEVPSVPTFSATTRLTLSERFGKMAQWSIDRSNMENMRITKDSAGGALKVMIEEGLESPPRRYSYSPAPAGHFPEELATTAPSGMLSWDDVRVRYEYYKSRGYLRDLDLKDYIKWEEWWYKYQEWLKQERYYEYWDRSQQLRRRRKKLPVTQRLN, from the exons ATGGCGTCGCGCAGGCGCGCcgatttgaatcccaaactgcACATGGACAGGCAGCCGACAGCTGCCCGCATAACAG ATCCCTCTCTGCCCGCCGGCAAGCGACGCGAGATCGACAACGTCATGAAGAAGGCTCGGGCCAACACAACCAACGACTACTGGGACAAGAAACTGATCGAGGCCGAGGAGAAGGACCCCAATCGCTGGCGTCATACCGGCTACAAGAAAATGTACATCCAGGGCGAGAGCAGCTCCGGGGACAGTGATCGCGAGCCGCACGGCGTGCCGCGCCCCGGGGAGGGAGCACCACCCCCCTATGGCCGCTATCCACCCGGAGGAGCCCCGCCAGGTCCACCGCCGCGCTTTGGCCGATCCCGCTCGCCCCATTCGCGCAGTCGTTCCGGATTACGCAAGTCGCCGCCGCTGTCGCCACCACCGCGTCGTCGGTCTCCGCTGCCGCCCATGCACGGCATGGATCGTCGCGGCGGCCCGCGATCCCCTCCCATGCCGCGCTCTCCCAACCATGATACCATGATGCGTCGTCCCGGCAATGGCCACGGTCGGCCCCGTTCCCCACCCGAACCGAGCTCCGGCTCCTCGTCCTTGCGCCGCAAGCCAAACGCGTCGCGTTCTCCCTTGGGCCGTCGCCGCTCACCACCGTTGCCTCCTCCATCGTCGGCGGGACTGGACAAGCGCAGTTCGGGACACATTCTACCGCGTTCTAAGCGTCCCCCCTCGCCACCGCCAAGG CACTCGATGCGTTCGCGTTCCAACAGCTCAATGAGCAGCAGCTCCGACGATTCCTGCTCCCTCTGTTCGCCCAGTCATCGCCATAGATCTCG ATCCCGCGGTCCGCGCTCCCCTCCGCCAAAGCCGCGTGGGCATTATCGTGCCGGGGGTCCGCCACTCCCGCCGCCGGATACACATGGCCGCGTCCATGGTCGTCCCAGCAGTCCACCGCCGGTGCGTGGAAGCGGCTCGGTGTCCGCAATCGACAAGTATCGGGACGCCAAAATGCGTCACCTCGCACACGAACGCGGCGCCACGTCGGAGGCGCACATGAAAGTCGCTCGCTCGTCGCGTCACTCACCGCCGCCGGAAGATCCGCGTCTCAAGCACCGTCCGCCAGAGCCACCAGAGCCGGCAGCGACGGCTGCTGCGGCCTCAGCTCCACAGgccaagaagaagaaaaaggagAAGGAG CAGGTGAGGCCACGCATCAAGATCGAGGGTGAGAAACGTAAAAAACCAGCGGCGCCCAGTGGCAGTGGAGGGAATGCAAACTCCTCGTCCGGTTCAGACGATTCGTGTGACTCGGACAGCGATGAGGTGCCGTCGGTGCCCACGTTTTCGGCCACAACGCGGCTAACGCTCTCGGAGCGCTTCGGGAAAATGGCGCAATGGAGCATCGATCGCAGTAACATGGAGAATATGCGCATCACCAAAGATTCCGCGGGTGGTGCTCTTAAAGTGATGATTGAAGAGGGTCTCGAATCGCCGCCGCGTCGCTATTCGTATTCGCCTGCGCCGGCCGGACACTTTCCGGAGGAGTTGGCGACCACAGCACCGTCGGGTATGCTGTCGTGGGACGATGTGCGCGTCCGTTACGAGTACTACAAGAGTCGTGGCTACTTAAGGGATTTGGATCTGAAG GACTACATCAAATGGGAGGAATGGTGGTATAAATATCAGGAGTGGCTGAAGCAGGAGCGCTACTATGAGTACTGGGATCGTAGCCAGCAATTGCGACGACGGCGCAAGAAGTTACCGGTCACTCAGCGTCTCAACTGA
- the LOC108159437 gene encoding basic salivary proline-rich protein 1 isoform X2, producing the protein MASRRRADLNPKLHMDRQPTAARITDPSLPAGKRREIDNVMKKARANTTNDYWDKKLIEAEEKDPNRWRHTGYKKMYIQGESSSGDSDREPHGVPRPGEGAPPPYGRYPPGGAPPGPPPRFGRSRSPHSRSRSGLRKSPPLSPPPRRRSPLPPMHGMDRRGGPRSPPMPRSPNHDTMMRRPGNGHGRPRSPPEPSSGSSSLRRKPNASRSPLGRRRSPPLPPPSSAGLDKRSSGHILPRSKRPPSPPPRHSMRSRSNSSMSSSSDDSCSLCSPSHRHRSRSRGPRSPPPKPRGHYRAGGPPLPPPDTHGRVHGRPSSPPPVRGSGSVSAIDKYRDAKMRHLAHERGATSEAHMKVARSSRHSPPPEDPRLKHRPPEPPEPAATAAAASAPQAKKKKKEKEVRPRIKIEGEKRKKPAAPSGSGGNANSSSGSDDSCDSDSDEVPSVPTFSATTRLTLSERFGKMAQWSIDRSNMENMRITKDSAGGALKVMIEEGLESPPRRYSYSPAPAGHFPEELATTAPSGMLSWDDVRVRYEYYKSRGYLRDLDLKDYIKWEEWWYKYQEWLKQERYYEYWDRSQQLRRRRKKLPVTQRLN; encoded by the exons ATGGCGTCGCGCAGGCGCGCcgatttgaatcccaaactgcACATGGACAGGCAGCCGACAGCTGCCCGCATAACAG ATCCCTCTCTGCCCGCCGGCAAGCGACGCGAGATCGACAACGTCATGAAGAAGGCTCGGGCCAACACAACCAACGACTACTGGGACAAGAAACTGATCGAGGCCGAGGAGAAGGACCCCAATCGCTGGCGTCATACCGGCTACAAGAAAATGTACATCCAGGGCGAGAGCAGCTCCGGGGACAGTGATCGCGAGCCGCACGGCGTGCCGCGCCCCGGGGAGGGAGCACCACCCCCCTATGGCCGCTATCCACCCGGAGGAGCCCCGCCAGGTCCACCGCCGCGCTTTGGCCGATCCCGCTCGCCCCATTCGCGCAGTCGTTCCGGATTACGCAAGTCGCCGCCGCTGTCGCCACCACCGCGTCGTCGGTCTCCGCTGCCGCCCATGCACGGCATGGATCGTCGCGGCGGCCCGCGATCCCCTCCCATGCCGCGCTCTCCCAACCATGATACCATGATGCGTCGTCCCGGCAATGGCCACGGTCGGCCCCGTTCCCCACCCGAACCGAGCTCCGGCTCCTCGTCCTTGCGCCGCAAGCCAAACGCGTCGCGTTCTCCCTTGGGCCGTCGCCGCTCACCACCGTTGCCTCCTCCATCGTCGGCGGGACTGGACAAGCGCAGTTCGGGACACATTCTACCGCGTTCTAAGCGTCCCCCCTCGCCACCGCCAAGG CACTCGATGCGTTCGCGTTCCAACAGCTCAATGAGCAGCAGCTCCGACGATTCCTGCTCCCTCTGTTCGCCCAGTCATCGCCATAGATCTCG ATCCCGCGGTCCGCGCTCCCCTCCGCCAAAGCCGCGTGGGCATTATCGTGCCGGGGGTCCGCCACTCCCGCCGCCGGATACACATGGCCGCGTCCATGGTCGTCCCAGCAGTCCACCGCCGGTGCGTGGAAGCGGCTCGGTGTCCGCAATCGACAAGTATCGGGACGCCAAAATGCGTCACCTCGCACACGAACGCGGCGCCACGTCGGAGGCGCACATGAAAGTCGCTCGCTCGTCGCGTCACTCACCGCCGCCGGAAGATCCGCGTCTCAAGCACCGTCCGCCAGAGCCACCAGAGCCGGCAGCGACGGCTGCTGCGGCCTCAGCTCCACAGgccaagaagaagaaaaaggagAAGGAG GTGAGGCCACGCATCAAGATCGAGGGTGAGAAACGTAAAAAACCAGCGGCGCCCAGTGGCAGTGGAGGGAATGCAAACTCCTCGTCCGGTTCAGACGATTCGTGTGACTCGGACAGCGATGAGGTGCCGTCGGTGCCCACGTTTTCGGCCACAACGCGGCTAACGCTCTCGGAGCGCTTCGGGAAAATGGCGCAATGGAGCATCGATCGCAGTAACATGGAGAATATGCGCATCACCAAAGATTCCGCGGGTGGTGCTCTTAAAGTGATGATTGAAGAGGGTCTCGAATCGCCGCCGCGTCGCTATTCGTATTCGCCTGCGCCGGCCGGACACTTTCCGGAGGAGTTGGCGACCACAGCACCGTCGGGTATGCTGTCGTGGGACGATGTGCGCGTCCGTTACGAGTACTACAAGAGTCGTGGCTACTTAAGGGATTTGGATCTGAAG GACTACATCAAATGGGAGGAATGGTGGTATAAATATCAGGAGTGGCTGAAGCAGGAGCGCTACTATGAGTACTGGGATCGTAGCCAGCAATTGCGACGACGGCGCAAGAAGTTACCGGTCACTCAGCGTCTCAACTGA
- the LOC108159437 gene encoding basic salivary proline-rich protein 1 isoform X3: MKKARANTTNDYWDKKLIEAEEKDPNRWRHTGYKKMYIQGESSSGDSDREPHGVPRPGEGAPPPYGRYPPGGAPPGPPPRFGRSRSPHSRSRSGLRKSPPLSPPPRRRSPLPPMHGMDRRGGPRSPPMPRSPNHDTMMRRPGNGHGRPRSPPEPSSGSSSLRRKPNASRSPLGRRRSPPLPPPSSAGLDKRSSGHILPRSKRPPSPPPRHSMRSRSNSSMSSSSDDSCSLCSPSHRHRSRSRGPRSPPPKPRGHYRAGGPPLPPPDTHGRVHGRPSSPPPVRGSGSVSAIDKYRDAKMRHLAHERGATSEAHMKVARSSRHSPPPEDPRLKHRPPEPPEPAATAAAASAPQAKKKKKEKEQVRPRIKIEGEKRKKPAAPSGSGGNANSSSGSDDSCDSDSDEVPSVPTFSATTRLTLSERFGKMAQWSIDRSNMENMRITKDSAGGALKVMIEEGLESPPRRYSYSPAPAGHFPEELATTAPSGMLSWDDVRVRYEYYKSRGYLRDLDLKDYIKWEEWWYKYQEWLKQERYYEYWDRSQQLRRRRKKLPVTQRLN; the protein is encoded by the exons ATGAAGAAGGCTCGGGCCAACACAACCAACGACTACTGGGACAAGAAACTGATCGAGGCCGAGGAGAAGGACCCCAATCGCTGGCGTCATACCGGCTACAAGAAAATGTACATCCAGGGCGAGAGCAGCTCCGGGGACAGTGATCGCGAGCCGCACGGCGTGCCGCGCCCCGGGGAGGGAGCACCACCCCCCTATGGCCGCTATCCACCCGGAGGAGCCCCGCCAGGTCCACCGCCGCGCTTTGGCCGATCCCGCTCGCCCCATTCGCGCAGTCGTTCCGGATTACGCAAGTCGCCGCCGCTGTCGCCACCACCGCGTCGTCGGTCTCCGCTGCCGCCCATGCACGGCATGGATCGTCGCGGCGGCCCGCGATCCCCTCCCATGCCGCGCTCTCCCAACCATGATACCATGATGCGTCGTCCCGGCAATGGCCACGGTCGGCCCCGTTCCCCACCCGAACCGAGCTCCGGCTCCTCGTCCTTGCGCCGCAAGCCAAACGCGTCGCGTTCTCCCTTGGGCCGTCGCCGCTCACCACCGTTGCCTCCTCCATCGTCGGCGGGACTGGACAAGCGCAGTTCGGGACACATTCTACCGCGTTCTAAGCGTCCCCCCTCGCCACCGCCAAGG CACTCGATGCGTTCGCGTTCCAACAGCTCAATGAGCAGCAGCTCCGACGATTCCTGCTCCCTCTGTTCGCCCAGTCATCGCCATAGATCTCG ATCCCGCGGTCCGCGCTCCCCTCCGCCAAAGCCGCGTGGGCATTATCGTGCCGGGGGTCCGCCACTCCCGCCGCCGGATACACATGGCCGCGTCCATGGTCGTCCCAGCAGTCCACCGCCGGTGCGTGGAAGCGGCTCGGTGTCCGCAATCGACAAGTATCGGGACGCCAAAATGCGTCACCTCGCACACGAACGCGGCGCCACGTCGGAGGCGCACATGAAAGTCGCTCGCTCGTCGCGTCACTCACCGCCGCCGGAAGATCCGCGTCTCAAGCACCGTCCGCCAGAGCCACCAGAGCCGGCAGCGACGGCTGCTGCGGCCTCAGCTCCACAGgccaagaagaagaaaaaggagAAGGAG CAGGTGAGGCCACGCATCAAGATCGAGGGTGAGAAACGTAAAAAACCAGCGGCGCCCAGTGGCAGTGGAGGGAATGCAAACTCCTCGTCCGGTTCAGACGATTCGTGTGACTCGGACAGCGATGAGGTGCCGTCGGTGCCCACGTTTTCGGCCACAACGCGGCTAACGCTCTCGGAGCGCTTCGGGAAAATGGCGCAATGGAGCATCGATCGCAGTAACATGGAGAATATGCGCATCACCAAAGATTCCGCGGGTGGTGCTCTTAAAGTGATGATTGAAGAGGGTCTCGAATCGCCGCCGCGTCGCTATTCGTATTCGCCTGCGCCGGCCGGACACTTTCCGGAGGAGTTGGCGACCACAGCACCGTCGGGTATGCTGTCGTGGGACGATGTGCGCGTCCGTTACGAGTACTACAAGAGTCGTGGCTACTTAAGGGATTTGGATCTGAAG GACTACATCAAATGGGAGGAATGGTGGTATAAATATCAGGAGTGGCTGAAGCAGGAGCGCTACTATGAGTACTGGGATCGTAGCCAGCAATTGCGACGACGGCGCAAGAAGTTACCGGTCACTCAGCGTCTCAACTGA
- the LOC108158213 gene encoding uncharacterized protein LOC108158213: MDKRPEALTFRVLRRSRDFPALLPVCMLLDRYCIYDRVHRVHYLFASTFYDVRRTCFAGAYNTDNVLPPAPCITSSALTCSLWTQTAMPRSFRLPRLLVAPFGGKE; encoded by the exons ATGGATAAGCGGCCCGAGGCATTAACCTTTCGTGTCCTGCGCCGCTCTCGTGATTTTCCCGCCCTCTTACCCGTTTGTATGTTGCTGGATCGATACTGCATCTACGATCGCGTGCATCGCGTACATTATTTATTTGCCAGCACTTTTTACGATGTACGACGTACGTGCTTCGCTGGTGCATACAATACCGACAACGTCTTGCCTCCTGCACCATGCATTACCTCATCGGCTTTGACCTG CTCTCTCTGGACACAAACTGCTATGCCGCGATCATTCCGCTTACCCCGTCTG CTGGTTGCCCCCTTCGGTGGCAAGGAATGA